The proteins below are encoded in one region of Clostridium pasteurianum DSM 525 = ATCC 6013:
- a CDS encoding winged helix-turn-helix transcriptional regulator produces the protein MKKWSSDEGKCPISYTLSVVGGRWKWLILYKLFQNKILRYGEIKRHIPSITHKMLSQQLKELEAEKLVYRKEYHQIPPKVEYSLTEKGETLIPILSLMSEWGEKNRIDVVTNIHN, from the coding sequence ATGAAAAAATGGTCATCGGATGAAGGAAAATGTCCAATATCTTATACATTGTCAGTAGTGGGAGGCAGATGGAAATGGCTTATATTATATAAACTATTTCAAAATAAAATACTGCGATATGGTGAAATAAAAAGGCATATACCTTCAATTACCCACAAAATGCTTAGTCAGCAGCTAAAGGAATTGGAAGCTGAAAAATTAGTTTATAGAAAAGAATATCATCAAATACCACCTAAAGTAGAATATTCTTTAACAGAAAAAGGTGAAACTTTAATTCCCATATTGTCACTTATGTCGGAATGGGGTGAAAAAAATAGAATTGATGTAGTTACAAATATTCACAATTAG
- a CDS encoding TetR/AcrR family transcriptional regulator produces the protein MDKKSYHHGDLKQQLIENGLLLLNQKGLEGFSLRKVASMCGVSHTAPYKHFRDKDELVNAINEEVSKKFYSALSEVASLYKNAPKLQIIEIGKAYVRFMVENPEYLKFMFLSDNPYSIKIKDNIFYECKENSAFSVFIHSSKKYFEIINLDKDLYIDKILSMWSLVHGMAILISKKSIEYRGNYLKLTERIIRSSLEI, from the coding sequence ATGGACAAAAAATCATATCATCATGGTGATTTAAAACAACAGCTTATAGAAAATGGATTATTACTTTTAAACCAAAAAGGACTTGAAGGCTTTTCTCTAAGAAAAGTTGCAAGTATGTGTGGAGTAAGTCACACTGCCCCCTATAAACATTTTAGGGATAAAGATGAACTTGTAAATGCAATAAATGAAGAAGTTTCAAAAAAGTTCTATTCAGCACTATCAGAAGTTGCCTCCTTGTACAAAAATGCCCCCAAACTACAGATTATTGAGATAGGAAAGGCCTATGTAAGATTTATGGTGGAAAATCCTGAGTATTTAAAATTTATGTTTTTGTCGGATAATCCCTACTCTATAAAAATTAAAGATAATATATTTTATGAGTGCAAAGAAAATAGCGCCTTTTCAGTTTTTATTCACAGCTCAAAAAAATATTTTGAAATAATAAACTTAGATAAAGATTTATACATAGATAAAATTTTAAGTATGTGGAGTTTAGTCCACGGAATGGCTATACTTATTTCTAAAAAAAGTATTGAGTACAGAGGGAACTATTTAAAACTTACTGAAAGAATTATAAGAAGCAGTTTAGAAATATAG
- a CDS encoding NAD(P)H-dependent oxidoreductase — MKILLISDEYNDIPLRDILNKKLFEAFSSKQNDFKSYLVKEEDLKPCIGCFSCWLKTPGLCVIKDLGRDISRDILNCDLLIIVSKIAFGCYSPAIKRILDRHIPSILPFLKIVNGEMHHSSRYNKYPEIVVLGYGEDVTIEEEKTLNQLADANAVNLQKKKAKTYICRSEKEIDSIMKVVFVHIENMGGKFNG; from the coding sequence ATGAAAATTCTATTGATAAGTGATGAATACAATGATATTCCATTGAGAGATATTTTAAATAAAAAATTATTTGAAGCTTTCAGTAGTAAACAAAATGATTTTAAATCATACCTTGTGAAAGAAGAGGACTTAAAACCCTGTATTGGCTGTTTTAGCTGTTGGTTAAAGACTCCAGGTTTATGTGTAATAAAGGATCTTGGAAGAGATATCAGTAGAGATATTTTAAACTGTGATTTACTTATAATTGTTTCAAAAATAGCTTTTGGTTGTTATAGTCCCGCTATAAAAAGAATCCTAGATAGGCATATACCCTCAATACTTCCATTTTTAAAAATTGTTAATGGAGAAATGCATCATTCTTCCCGCTATAATAAATATCCTGAAATTGTAGTTTTAGGATATGGTGAAGATGTAACTATAGAGGAAGAAAAAACTTTAAATCAACTAGCTGATGCAAATGCTGTGAATCTGCAGAAAAAGAAAGCAAAAACATATATTTGCAGAAGTGAAAAAGAGATAGATTCGATTATGAAGGTTGTATTTGTACACATAGAAAATATGGGAGGGAAGTTTAATGGGTAA
- a CDS encoding flavodoxin family protein — MGKVYIINGSPKIKKDNNSQYFIDEFLKLLEDTNLQIEQTIISRGYYEDIYPKLMESDIIIFTAPLYVDSIPSHLLSFMIGLERYIKQSRASEDISTKVYAIFNCGFFEGYQNRIALDIMRNFCHKVGFTWRFGIGIGAGEFMGPSKNIPLKSKGKEDTFNALLELKKDIVNNSLDIKNNIYTSPKMPRFIFQLAGNIGWIKQAKSNRVSIRGIYAKPYVKKL; from the coding sequence ATGGGTAAGGTTTATATAATAAACGGTAGTCCTAAAATTAAGAAAGATAACAATTCTCAATATTTTATAGATGAATTTTTAAAGTTATTAGAGGACACTAATTTACAAATAGAACAGACTATTATCAGTAGAGGTTACTATGAAGATATATATCCAAAACTTATGGAAAGCGATATTATAATCTTTACAGCTCCACTATATGTAGATTCCATACCATCCCATTTACTAAGCTTTATGATAGGATTAGAAAGATATATAAAACAATCAAGAGCTTCAGAAGATATTTCTACTAAAGTATATGCTATATTTAATTGTGGTTTTTTCGAAGGATATCAAAATAGAATAGCCCTGGACATAATGAGAAATTTTTGCCATAAAGTTGGTTTTACTTGGAGATTTGGAATAGGAATAGGGGCAGGAGAATTTATGGGACCATCTAAAAATATACCTTTAAAGAGTAAAGGAAAGGAAGATACTTTTAATGCACTATTGGAACTTAAAAAAGATATAGTAAATAATAGTCTGGATATTAAAAACAATATATATACTTCTCCTAAAATGCCAAGATTTATATTTCAGTTAGCTGGTAATATAGGATGGATTAAGCAGGCAAAGAGTAATAGAGTGAGCATAAGGGGAATTTATGCTAAACCATATGTTAAAAAGTTGTAA
- a CDS encoding reverse transcriptase domain-containing protein: MADKVPGASPILANIYLHYVLDNWFDVKVKRKCNGEAYLIRYCDDFVCCFQNKWEAEEFYQRLIERFEKFGLELALEKTKILEFGRFSRRNRANRGLGKPKTFDFLGFTFYCSENDKKEFFRCKVKTSKKKLRSKIKTMKEWIKNNRIMPVVGQLIKKINQKLRGHYQYYGVTDNTRSVKSYQNVVKWLMFKWLNRRSQRRSYTLDAFYNGLLKTFPLLEPTTNVSLFYR; this comes from the coding sequence ATGGCTGATAAAGTTCCTGGAGCATCACCGATACTTGCAAATATATATTTACACTATGTATTAGATAATTGGTTTGACGTTAAGGTCAAACGAAAGTGTAATGGTGAAGCATATTTAATTCGATACTGTGACGATTTTGTATGTTGCTTTCAGAACAAATGGGAAGCAGAAGAATTCTATCAAAGACTAATAGAAAGATTTGAGAAATTTGGATTGGAATTGGCTTTGGAGAAAACAAAGATATTGGAATTCGGGAGGTTTTCCAGGCGAAATAGAGCAAATCGAGGGTTAGGTAAACCCAAAACTTTTGATTTTCTAGGATTTACATTCTATTGTAGTGAAAATGATAAGAAAGAATTCTTTCGTTGCAAGGTTAAGACTAGTAAGAAGAAATTGCGAAGTAAAATCAAGACAATGAAGGAATGGATTAAGAATAATCGAATAATGCCTGTAGTAGGTCAATTGATTAAGAAAATCAATCAAAAACTTAGAGGACACTACCAGTATTATGGGGTTACCGATAATACACGAAGTGTGAAGAGTTATCAGAATGTGGTCAAATGGTTGATGTTTAAATGGCTTAATAGAAGAAGTCAAAGAAGAAGTTACACACTTGATGCATTTTACAATGGACTATTGAAAACTTTTCCGTTATTAGAACCAACAACAAATGTAAGCTTATTCTATAGATGA